Proteins encoded by one window of Arachis ipaensis cultivar K30076 chromosome B04, Araip1.1, whole genome shotgun sequence:
- the LOC107637037 gene encoding LOW QUALITY PROTEIN: plasma membrane ATPase 2-like (The sequence of the model RefSeq protein was modified relative to this genomic sequence to represent the inferred CDS: inserted 2 bases in 1 codon; substituted 1 base at 1 genomic stop codon): MQGAITKRMTAIEEMAGMDVLCSDKTGTLTLNKLTVDKNLVEVFAKGVDPDTVVLMAARASRLENQDAIDTAIVGMLADPKEARAGIQEVHFLPFNPTDKRTTLTYIDQDGKMYRVSKGAPEQILHFAHNKSDIKRRVHAVIDKFAERGLRSLAVAYQEVSDGRKESAGGPWQFIGLIPLFDPPRHDSAETIRRALNLRVNVKMIIGDQLVIRKETGXRLGMGTNMYXSCLFEQDKDEFIADLPIDELIEKADGFVGVFPEHKYEIVKRLQVRKHICGMTGDGVNDAPALKKADIGIAVANATDAARSASDIVLTEPGLSVIISAC; the protein is encoded by the exons ATGCAGGGTGCTATCACAAAGAGGATGACAGCCATTGAAGAAATGGCAGGCATGGATGTTCTTTGTAGTGACAAGACTGGGACTTTAACACTAAATAAGCTTACGGTCGACAAAAATCTTGTCGAG GTTTTCGCAAAAGGAGTGGACCCGGATACTGTTGTTTTGATGGCAGCTCGAGCTTCAAGACTTGAGAATCAAGACGCCATAGATACTGCCATTGTTGGGATGCTGGCTGATCCAAAGGAG GCACGTGCTGGTATACAAGAAGTGCATTTTCTTCCTTTCAATCCAACTGATAAGAGGACTACATTGACCTATATTGATCAAGATGGTAAAATGTATAGAGTAAGCAAAGGTGCACCCGAACAG ATCCTACACTTTGCCCACAACAAATCAGACATCAAACGCAGAGTTCATGCAGTGATTGATAAGTTCGCAGAGCGCGGTCTGCGATCTCTTGCTGTAGCATACCAG GAAGTTTCCGATGGAAGGAAAGAAAGTGCTGGAGGCCCATGGCAGTTTATTGGCCTTATTCCCCTCTTTGACCCACCTAGGCATGATAGTGCCGAAACAATACGGAGGGCACTAAATCTCAGAGTAAATGTCAAAATGATTATAG GTGATCAACTAGTTATAAGAAAGGAAACAGGATGACGCTTGGGAATGGGTACCAATATGTA ATCTTGTTTATTTGAACAGGACAAGGATGAATTCATTGCTGACTTGCCTATTGATGAACTAATCGAAAAAGCAGATGGATTTGTTGGTGTATTTCCTG AACACAAGTATGAGATTGTGAAGCGTTTGCAAGTGAGGAAACATATATGTGGAATGACTGGTGATGGAGTGAATGATGCACCTGCTCTAAAGAAGGCAGACATTGGTATAGCTGTCGCCAATGCCACGGATGCTGCTCGTAGTGCATCTGATATTGTTTTAACAGAACCTGGTCTTAGTGTTATCATAAGTGCTTGCTAG